The following proteins are co-located in the Billgrantia tianxiuensis genome:
- a CDS encoding LysR substrate-binding domain-containing protein, protein MNTLRLFEAAARLGQLKVAADELSLTPSAVSHGIRALERWLGIALFQRTPQGLRLTAEGERYAAIVRESLTLLGDGTERLLGVQEPRRLAISVTPFFAVRWLLPRLAEFRALNPDISVLLDTSQQQVSLETGEMDMAIRMGRGDWPALACDLLFRERLVPVCAPSLVDQARADPAGICHIHMRTVHEEWQSWCDATGHPPPTPDKAFFVDTLQLAYEAAASGFGIAMGRQPLVDAELERGLLVPPWRDSVDIETGYWLAIPPRRRSEPMIALFRDWLLQQVATA, encoded by the coding sequence TTGAACACGCTGCGCCTTTTCGAAGCTGCCGCACGACTCGGGCAGCTCAAGGTCGCCGCCGATGAGCTGTCGCTGACCCCGAGCGCGGTGAGCCATGGCATCCGTGCGCTCGAGCGCTGGCTCGGCATCGCGCTGTTCCAGCGCACCCCGCAAGGCCTTCGGCTGACCGCCGAGGGCGAACGCTATGCGGCGATCGTGCGCGAGTCGCTGACGCTACTAGGCGACGGTACAGAAAGACTGCTCGGCGTGCAGGAGCCTCGGCGCTTGGCCATCAGCGTCACCCCTTTCTTCGCTGTCCGCTGGCTGTTGCCGCGGCTCGCCGAGTTTCGTGCCCTTAACCCCGACATCAGCGTCTTGCTCGATACCTCGCAGCAACAGGTATCGCTGGAAACCGGAGAGATGGACATGGCGATTCGCATGGGGCGTGGCGATTGGCCCGCGCTTGCCTGCGACCTATTGTTCCGCGAACGCCTGGTACCGGTATGTGCCCCCTCGTTGGTGGACCAAGCAAGAGCCGATCCCGCCGGCATCTGTCATATCCACATGCGCACGGTACATGAGGAATGGCAGAGCTGGTGCGATGCCACCGGCCACCCTCCGCCTACCCCCGACAAGGCGTTCTTCGTCGACACGCTGCAACTGGCCTACGAAGCAGCCGCCAGCGGCTTCGGCATCGCCATGGGGCGGCAGCCACTGGTCGATGCCGAACTCGAGCGCGGCCTGCTCGTTCCGCCATGGCGGGACAGCGTGGACATCGAGACCGGCTACTGGCTGGCGATACCGCCGCGACGTCGAAGCGAGCCCATGATCGCGCTGTTTCGCGACTGGCTGCTGCAGCAGGTCGCGACTGCATAG
- a CDS encoding complex I NDUFA9 subunit family protein, which translates to MPKAPITVFGGTGFLGRHVVQELCDAGHAVRIAARRPTLPEWAEPGDPLELMSVDIRSEADMSGALEGAYGAVNAVSLYVEKRGASFEQVHVEGAGRLARLALTHGVSTLVQLSGIGADRASRSRYVRARGRGESAVIDVYPKAVILRPSVMFGPQDAFLNRLADLTRLPLVPLFGHGETRLQPVHVGDVARAVVRLMGEPSTERRLFELGGLDILSYREVVESVMVHLGNERPVLPIPFPLWHLAALLASPLPEPPLTRDQVIMMGADNTVGEGVGTFADLDILPRSLRDSLPACLPTQASSSSE; encoded by the coding sequence ATGCCGAAGGCCCCCATTACCGTATTCGGTGGCACCGGCTTTCTCGGGCGTCATGTCGTGCAAGAGCTGTGCGATGCAGGCCATGCGGTGCGCATCGCGGCACGTCGGCCGACACTGCCCGAATGGGCGGAACCCGGGGATCCACTTGAACTCATGAGTGTCGATATCCGCAGCGAAGCCGATATGAGCGGGGCGCTCGAAGGTGCCTACGGCGCGGTCAATGCCGTCAGCCTTTACGTCGAAAAGCGTGGGGCAAGCTTCGAGCAGGTTCATGTGGAAGGTGCCGGTCGCCTAGCCCGCCTAGCCCTGACACACGGGGTCAGCACCTTGGTGCAGCTCTCCGGCATAGGCGCCGATCGCGCCTCGCGCTCGCGCTACGTAAGAGCAAGGGGACGCGGAGAGTCAGCCGTGATCGATGTCTACCCGAAGGCGGTCATCCTGCGCCCAAGCGTCATGTTCGGCCCCCAGGACGCCTTCCTGAACCGCTTGGCGGACCTGACTCGGCTCCCCCTCGTCCCGCTTTTCGGTCACGGGGAAACCCGACTGCAACCAGTGCATGTCGGAGACGTAGCAAGGGCCGTGGTGCGGCTGATGGGCGAACCCTCGACCGAGCGCCGGCTATTCGAGCTAGGCGGTCTGGATATCCTGAGCTACCGGGAAGTCGTGGAATCGGTCATGGTTCATCTCGGGAATGAGCGCCCCGTGCTACCGATCCCCTTCCCGCTCTGGCACCTTGCGGCCCTGTTGGCCTCACCGCTTCCCGAGCCGCCGCTGACCCGCGATCAAGTCATCATGATGGGGGCAGACAACACGGTCGGCGAAGGTGTGGGCACCTTCGCCGACCTCGATATTCTGCCACGCTCGCTGCGCGACTCCCTGCCAGCCTGTCTCCCGACTCAGGCCTCGTCGTCATCGGAGTAA
- a CDS encoding phosphate signaling complex PhoU family protein — MFRQLYSALTSENTINQAFEDLTQMLRHGAWMFDRANEVLHSTAPADEVRQPLYDRDRSINELERSIRRKVLRHLTVNPGHDVAICLALMSVAKDAERIGDYCKNVFEVGHFYREGFHVTKYQEPLDRIAAQVVEMFGLVTKAARDSDEAQAREALAKAGEVRPHCDRLIEELFRDEDKVEFHEAVAYSLLARHYKRVAAHLANIATAVLGRLEDLDFYSDDDEA, encoded by the coding sequence ATGTTTCGTCAGCTATACAGCGCCCTGACTTCAGAGAACACCATCAACCAGGCTTTCGAGGACCTCACCCAGATGCTGCGGCACGGGGCCTGGATGTTCGATCGGGCCAACGAGGTCCTGCACAGCACGGCTCCCGCCGATGAGGTGCGGCAGCCGCTCTATGATCGCGATCGCAGCATCAATGAACTCGAGCGTTCGATCCGGCGCAAGGTACTTCGCCACCTGACCGTCAACCCGGGCCACGACGTGGCGATCTGCCTGGCGCTGATGAGCGTGGCCAAGGATGCCGAGCGCATTGGCGACTACTGCAAGAATGTCTTCGAGGTGGGGCATTTCTACCGCGAGGGCTTCCATGTCACCAAGTACCAGGAGCCGCTGGACAGGATCGCCGCCCAGGTGGTGGAGATGTTTGGCCTTGTCACCAAGGCGGCCCGGGATTCCGATGAGGCGCAGGCTCGCGAGGCCCTGGCCAAGGCTGGCGAAGTGCGTCCGCACTGCGATCGCCTGATCGAGGAGCTGTTTCGCGACGAGGACAAGGTCGAGTTTCACGAGGCCGTGGCCTACTCGTTGCTGGCCCGGCATTACAAGCGTGTGGCGGCGCACCTGGCCAATATCGCCACGGCGGTGCTTGGGCGCCTCGAAGATCTCGACTTTTACTCCGATGACGACGAGGCCTGA
- a CDS encoding MFS transporter, whose protein sequence is MTASPAVPPSASSAPALLVLVGCACAISLITFGVRSIFGLFTDPVVETHGWTRETFAFAIALQNLVWGLTQPFAGALVDRYGPVRVLVTGAACYAAGLALMAVSASPLTLTLSAGVLVGLGMGGASFVTVLGALGKLVPASQRGWALGMGTAAGSLGQFLFAPLGQAFIAGYGWQTAALLLAGGVAMVLGLAFGVRGTLQAAGVEQEPELTLRQTLGLAMRHSSYVYLLLGFSVCGFQLAFITVHLPPYLNDQGVDATIAGWAIGAIGLANVLGAYAAGMLSTRLSQRGLLSFIYFARAVAIVLFMSFPITNASVLLFATTMGLLWLSTVPLTSGLVALMFGTRFMATLFGLIFLSHQVGSFFGVWLGGRLFELTASYQLVWWLTAALGAAAGLIHLPIRERPAPRPATMLGTGG, encoded by the coding sequence ATGACCGCTTCCCCTGCCGTGCCTCCCTCGGCATCCTCGGCGCCGGCGTTGCTGGTGCTGGTCGGCTGCGCCTGCGCCATTTCCCTCATCACTTTCGGCGTACGCTCGATTTTTGGCTTGTTTACCGATCCCGTGGTCGAAACCCATGGCTGGACGCGCGAAACCTTCGCCTTTGCCATTGCCTTGCAGAATCTCGTCTGGGGTCTGACTCAACCCTTCGCCGGCGCTCTGGTCGACCGCTACGGCCCCGTGCGGGTGCTGGTCACGGGAGCGGCGTGCTACGCCGCCGGGCTGGCCTTGATGGCGGTAAGCGCTTCGCCGCTGACTCTGACGTTGAGTGCCGGAGTACTGGTGGGGCTCGGCATGGGCGGTGCCTCCTTCGTCACCGTACTGGGTGCATTGGGCAAGCTGGTGCCAGCCTCGCAGCGCGGCTGGGCGCTGGGGATGGGCACGGCAGCCGGGTCGCTCGGCCAGTTCCTGTTTGCCCCGCTGGGACAGGCCTTCATTGCCGGCTACGGCTGGCAGACCGCCGCCCTGCTCCTCGCCGGCGGTGTCGCGATGGTCTTGGGCCTGGCGTTTGGCGTACGTGGCACGCTGCAAGCGGCCGGCGTCGAGCAGGAGCCGGAGCTGACGCTGCGGCAAACGCTGGGCCTGGCAATGCGTCATTCCAGCTACGTTTATCTGCTGTTGGGCTTCTCGGTGTGCGGTTTTCAGCTCGCCTTCATCACCGTGCACCTGCCTCCCTACCTCAACGACCAGGGCGTGGACGCAACAATCGCCGGTTGGGCCATCGGGGCCATCGGCCTGGCCAACGTACTGGGTGCCTATGCCGCAGGCATGCTCAGTACCCGCCTCAGCCAACGCGGGCTACTCTCCTTCATCTATTTCGCCCGCGCTGTGGCCATCGTGCTCTTCATGAGTTTTCCCATCACCAACGCCAGCGTGCTGCTGTTCGCGACCACGATGGGCCTGCTGTGGCTGTCCACCGTGCCGCTGACCTCCGGCCTGGTTGCCTTGATGTTCGGCACGCGCTTCATGGCCACGCTATTCGGCTTGATCTTCCTCAGTCATCAGGTCGGGTCGTTTTTTGGCGTCTGGCTGGGTGGACGGCTGTTCGAGCTGACCGCCAGCTATCAGTTGGTGTGGTGGCTCACCGCCGCGCTTGGAGCCGCTGCGGGCCTGATCCATCTGCCGATTCGCGAGCGGCCAGCCCCCAGGCCTGCCACCATGCTGGGAACGGGAGGCTGA
- a CDS encoding class I SAM-dependent methyltransferase gives MSELPHNAPGQRWDAEAYMHNADFVAELGDTVARMLAPRRGERILDLGCGDGTLTEVLAKSGATVVGVDAAIDMVEAARARGLDARVLDAHNLPFEHEFDAVFSNAALHWMLNHEAVVASIHRALKPGGRFVAEFGGHGNVAAICTAMLAALQARGISGKARFPWFFPTPEEYRESLEAAGFKVESIELIPRPTRLSTGMAGWLATFANPFLHGLDEELREAILDDAESLLTPSLRDSHGNWTADYVRLRVKAHR, from the coding sequence ATGAGCGAACTTCCCCACAATGCCCCGGGCCAGCGCTGGGATGCCGAGGCCTATATGCACAACGCCGATTTCGTCGCCGAGCTGGGCGACACGGTAGCGAGAATGCTCGCCCCTCGCCGCGGCGAACGCATACTCGACCTGGGCTGCGGCGACGGTACCCTGACCGAGGTGCTGGCGAAGTCCGGGGCCACCGTCGTGGGCGTGGACGCCGCTATCGACATGGTCGAAGCCGCCCGGGCACGGGGGCTCGACGCTCGCGTCCTGGATGCCCACAACCTGCCCTTCGAACATGAGTTCGATGCCGTGTTCAGCAATGCCGCCCTGCACTGGATGCTGAATCACGAAGCCGTGGTGGCAAGTATCCATCGTGCCCTCAAGCCGGGCGGGCGCTTTGTGGCTGAATTCGGCGGCCATGGCAACGTCGCAGCGATCTGTACCGCCATGCTGGCGGCACTCCAGGCGCGAGGCATCAGCGGCAAGGCTCGCTTCCCATGGTTCTTTCCCACACCAGAGGAGTACCGTGAATCTCTGGAAGCGGCAGGATTCAAGGTCGAGTCCATCGAGCTGATCCCGCGACCGACCCGCCTGTCTACCGGTATGGCCGGCTGGCTCGCCACCTTTGCCAATCCTTTCCTGCATGGCCTGGACGAAGAACTCCGCGAGGCAATACTGGACGACGCGGAGTCGCTGTTGACACCGAGCCTGCGCGACAGCCATGGCAACTGGACGGCCGATTACGTTCGCTTGCGGGTGAAGGCACATCGCTGA
- a CDS encoding thymidine phosphorylase family protein — translation MNRTCSSQATSDEATEESGLPLALCRVAIDTYRENVAYLHRDCDLYRAEGFQALSKVEVRANGQRILATLNVVDDVAIVGHTQLGLSEDAFALLGVEEGHPVSVSQAEPPASIPALRRKIAGERLSRRDFREIVQDIAELRYSKIELTAFVVACELGELDREEIFYLSDAMARVGRRLDWHEHPVVDKHCIGGIPGNRTSMLVVPIVAAHGLLCPKTSSRAITSPSGTADTMEVLAKVEVPFDELGELVRTHRGCVAWGGTSELSPADDVLIAVERPLSIDSPGQMVASILSKKVAAGSTHLLLDIPVGPHAKVRSMPEARRLRKLFEFVAGRMGLVLDTVITDGSQPVGCGIGPVLEARDVMRVLTNHPDAPMDLRQKSLRLAGRMLEFDPDIRGGDGFGIARDILDSGRALEKMQAIIRAQGEKPFDIDDPELAPHRFEVLAPREGVVTAIDNLRLARIARLAGAPKAQGAGVDLLAKIGDRVERDQPLYRVHAAFRSERGFAHQCSEHDSGYSIGQSDEINRLNVEF, via the coding sequence ATGAACCGTACCTGCTCCTCCCAAGCGACCAGTGACGAAGCCACCGAAGAGTCGGGGCTGCCCCTCGCTCTTTGTCGCGTGGCGATCGATACTTACCGTGAAAACGTCGCCTACCTTCACCGCGATTGCGACCTGTACCGGGCCGAAGGCTTCCAGGCGCTGTCGAAGGTCGAGGTTCGTGCCAATGGGCAGCGTATTCTGGCGACCCTGAATGTGGTCGATGACGTTGCCATCGTCGGCCATACCCAACTGGGTCTCTCCGAAGATGCCTTTGCCTTGCTGGGGGTAGAGGAGGGACATCCCGTGAGCGTGTCGCAGGCGGAACCACCTGCCTCCATTCCCGCCCTGCGGCGCAAGATAGCCGGTGAGCGCCTCTCGCGTCGGGACTTTCGCGAAATCGTTCAGGACATCGCCGAGCTGCGCTACTCGAAAATCGAGCTGACCGCCTTCGTGGTGGCCTGTGAGCTGGGCGAGCTCGATCGAGAGGAGATCTTCTACCTGAGCGACGCCATGGCACGGGTGGGGCGCCGGCTCGACTGGCATGAGCATCCAGTCGTCGACAAACACTGCATCGGTGGGATTCCCGGCAATCGTACCTCCATGCTGGTGGTGCCCATCGTGGCGGCCCACGGTCTGCTGTGCCCCAAGACCTCGTCGCGCGCGATCACCTCGCCTTCGGGAACCGCCGACACCATGGAGGTGCTGGCCAAGGTGGAAGTGCCCTTCGACGAGCTGGGTGAGTTGGTGCGTACTCACCGCGGATGCGTGGCCTGGGGCGGCACCAGCGAGCTTTCCCCGGCCGACGACGTGCTGATTGCAGTGGAGCGTCCGCTGTCGATCGACTCGCCGGGACAGATGGTGGCTTCCATTCTGTCGAAGAAAGTGGCTGCCGGCTCGACCCACCTGCTGCTCGACATTCCAGTGGGCCCCCACGCCAAGGTGCGCAGCATGCCGGAGGCACGCCGACTGCGTAAGCTGTTTGAGTTCGTGGCAGGGCGTATGGGCCTGGTGCTGGACACGGTGATAACCGATGGCAGTCAACCGGTGGGGTGCGGAATCGGCCCGGTGCTGGAGGCCCGCGACGTGATGCGAGTGCTCACTAACCACCCGGACGCCCCCATGGACCTGCGCCAGAAATCGCTGCGTCTGGCGGGGCGAATGCTGGAGTTCGACCCCGACATTCGCGGTGGCGACGGCTTCGGCATTGCCCGGGACATCCTCGACTCCGGCCGTGCCCTGGAAAAGATGCAGGCCATTATACGCGCCCAGGGAGAGAAGCCTTTCGACATCGACGATCCCGAGCTGGCGCCGCATCGCTTCGAGGTGCTGGCACCCCGGGAGGGAGTGGTGACCGCCATCGACAACCTGCGCCTGGCCCGCATCGCGCGCCTGGCCGGCGCGCCCAAGGCCCAGGGCGCCGGGGTCGATCTGCTGGCCAAGATCGGCGATCGGGTCGAACGGGATCAGCCCCTCTACCGAGTGCATGCCGCCTTTCGTAGCGAACGAGGATTCGCCCATCAGTGCAGTGAGCACGACAGCGGCTACAGTATCGGTCAGTCGGATGAGATCAATCGCCTGAACGTGGAGTTCTGA
- a CDS encoding Lrp/AsnC family transcriptional regulator, whose amino-acid sequence MAKEPLNATLTRHPMRNLKLDRIDRMLLEALQQDARLTTAELAELVNLSPSPCARRIRRLEQAGLITRYRAELDKARLGLMVTIFVQVRLSQHLQAQVEEFEQSVSHMPEVVQCHSVSGHFDYLLQVITADIQAFEQWLRHFRQLKTISTVDSSFAIRTVKENGPLPLPIV is encoded by the coding sequence TTGGCCAAGGAACCACTGAACGCCACATTGACGAGGCACCCCATGCGCAATCTCAAACTCGACCGCATCGATCGCATGCTGCTAGAAGCTCTCCAGCAGGACGCCCGTCTGACCACCGCCGAACTGGCGGAACTCGTGAACCTCTCTCCCTCCCCTTGCGCTCGCCGCATTCGCCGGCTCGAGCAGGCAGGATTGATCACGCGTTACCGAGCCGAACTGGACAAGGCCCGGCTCGGCCTGATGGTCACGATCTTCGTGCAGGTCCGGCTCTCTCAACACTTGCAAGCGCAAGTGGAAGAATTCGAGCAGAGCGTGAGCCATATGCCGGAAGTGGTTCAGTGCCACAGCGTTTCCGGCCACTTCGATTACCTGTTGCAGGTCATAACCGCAGATATCCAGGCTTTCGAACAATGGCTGCGGCACTTCCGTCAACTGAAGACAATCAGTACCGTCGATAGCAGCTTTGCGATCAGAACGGTCAAGGAAAACGGTCCGCTGCCACTGCCTATCGTCTGA
- a CDS encoding nucleoside deaminase: protein MDRYMRAAIEEARMGLTEGGIPIGSVLVHRGEIIGRGHNRRVQSGSAVLHGEMDALEQAGRQPASVYRDCTLYTTLSPCPMCSGAILLYGIPRVVVGENQTFLGEEELLRSRGIEVEVLQLDECIDMMTHFIETSPELWNEDIGE, encoded by the coding sequence ATGGATCGCTACATGCGAGCCGCAATCGAGGAGGCCCGTATGGGCCTTACCGAGGGCGGGATTCCCATCGGTTCGGTGCTGGTGCACCGTGGAGAAATCATTGGACGCGGCCATAACCGGCGTGTCCAGTCCGGCAGTGCCGTGCTGCATGGCGAGATGGATGCGCTCGAGCAGGCTGGCCGCCAGCCGGCTTCGGTCTATCGCGACTGCACCCTGTACACTACGCTGTCTCCCTGTCCCATGTGCAGCGGCGCCATTCTGCTGTACGGCATTCCTCGGGTCGTCGTCGGCGAGAACCAGACCTTTCTGGGCGAGGAGGAGCTGTTGCGTTCCCGTGGCATCGAGGTCGAGGTCCTGCAGCTCGATGAGTGCATCGACATGATGACCCACTTCATCGAGACCTCTCCGGAACTGTGGAACGAGGATATCGGTGAGTAG
- a CDS encoding 2-dehydropantoate 2-reductase: MKFAIMGSGGVGGYFGARLAEAGEDVTFIARGEHLAAMQRQGLRVSSIKGDVDLAQVKATEDPATLGEVDCVIVAVKAWQVREAAESIRPLVGPDTLVLPLENGVEAADILAEVLGEAPVLDGLCGILAWREAPGHIRHAGVDPFIRFGERDNHSSARTARLKAVFDKVHGVSAEIPDDIRVAQWSKFLFICAMSGIGSITRAPIGVTRQLPETRALIQAMLEEIDQVARAHGVAFPADAVARAMQFIDAMPAESTSSMQRNIMAGEPSELESQNGAVVRLGQAVGVATPVHGIIHAALLPQELAARGELPQAT, translated from the coding sequence ATGAAATTTGCCATTATGGGTAGCGGCGGTGTCGGCGGCTACTTCGGCGCGCGCCTGGCCGAAGCCGGCGAGGATGTGACGTTTATCGCCCGCGGCGAGCATCTTGCCGCCATGCAACGCCAAGGCCTGCGCGTGAGCAGCATCAAGGGAGACGTCGACCTGGCGCAAGTCAAGGCCACGGAGGATCCCGCCACGCTGGGCGAGGTGGATTGCGTCATCGTGGCGGTCAAGGCATGGCAGGTTCGCGAGGCGGCCGAGTCGATTCGTCCTCTGGTCGGCCCCGATACCCTGGTCCTGCCGCTGGAGAATGGCGTGGAAGCCGCCGACATCCTCGCCGAAGTGCTGGGAGAGGCTCCGGTGCTCGACGGACTCTGCGGGATCCTGGCCTGGCGGGAAGCACCGGGACACATTCGGCATGCCGGCGTGGACCCATTCATACGCTTCGGTGAGCGCGACAATCATAGCAGTGCGCGTACGGCACGACTCAAGGCCGTATTCGACAAGGTACACGGCGTCAGTGCCGAGATTCCCGACGACATTCGCGTCGCTCAGTGGAGCAAATTCCTGTTCATCTGCGCCATGAGCGGCATAGGCAGCATCACTCGCGCCCCGATCGGCGTCACGCGCCAACTTCCCGAAACCCGGGCTCTGATCCAGGCCATGCTCGAGGAGATCGACCAGGTCGCCCGAGCCCATGGCGTTGCCTTTCCTGCCGATGCCGTCGCCCGTGCCATGCAGTTCATCGATGCCATGCCAGCGGAGAGCACCTCTTCCATGCAGCGCAACATCATGGCTGGCGAACCCTCCGAGCTGGAGTCGCAGAATGGCGCCGTAGTGCGCCTGGGACAGGCGGTGGGCGTCGCCACCCCGGTGCATGGCATCATCCATGCCGCCCTGCTGCCCCAGGAGCTGGCAGCGCGTGGGGAGTTGCCACAAGCAACGTAG
- a CDS encoding Na/Pi cotransporter family protein gives MSKSPLSSNATQRAALARESGREVPAWMRGVYAGICLYLFLAALNVLGSGLGTFGQASDFLTQLFAYGENPFVALLAGVLVTMIVQSSSFTSALIVTLVASGEMTLGTAVFAIMGANIGTAVTGVIVALANVRIRRNFRRSFTAALMHDFFNILTVLVVFPLELISGLFHEAGRGMFSRLAGWMADVIGLEEVARPNSPIKLITQPVVELFNGIGAWLMPTLAGQGLLVAGLGLLLMFIALIFMVQNLRGALLRHMDGLFRTYFFRSDLRAYSVGLVSTVLVQSSTITSSLMVPLAGAGVVRLRRVLPFMMGANLGTTVTSLLAATANPVAAAMTVALFHVTFNLTGTAIWWPLRYVPLKVATWYGKLAARQTRYAFIFLIGVFLVIPLLGIGAVELFTSLR, from the coding sequence ATGTCGAAATCCCCCCTTTCCTCCAACGCAACGCAGCGTGCGGCACTGGCCCGCGAGTCGGGACGTGAAGTGCCGGCCTGGATGCGCGGCGTCTATGCCGGCATCTGCCTGTACCTCTTCCTGGCGGCGCTCAATGTACTGGGCTCGGGCCTGGGCACCTTCGGCCAAGCCAGCGACTTCCTGACCCAGCTCTTCGCCTACGGCGAGAATCCCTTCGTTGCGCTGTTGGCGGGGGTGCTGGTGACCATGATCGTGCAGAGTTCTTCATTCACCTCGGCACTGATCGTGACCTTGGTGGCCAGCGGGGAGATGACGCTGGGCACGGCCGTATTCGCCATCATGGGCGCCAACATCGGTACCGCTGTCACCGGAGTGATCGTGGCACTGGCCAACGTGCGCATCCGGCGCAATTTCAGGCGCTCCTTCACCGCTGCGCTGATGCACGACTTCTTCAATATTCTCACCGTGCTGGTGGTGTTTCCGCTGGAACTCATCAGCGGCCTGTTCCATGAAGCGGGGCGCGGCATGTTCTCGCGCCTGGCGGGCTGGATGGCCGATGTGATCGGGCTCGAGGAAGTGGCACGCCCCAACAGTCCCATCAAGCTCATCACTCAGCCGGTCGTCGAACTTTTCAATGGTATCGGCGCCTGGCTGATGCCGACCCTGGCCGGGCAAGGGCTGCTGGTCGCCGGGCTGGGCCTGCTGTTGATGTTCATTGCTCTGATCTTCATGGTGCAGAACCTGCGTGGCGCCCTGTTGCGACACATGGACGGCCTGTTTCGAACCTATTTCTTCCGCAGCGACCTGCGGGCCTATAGCGTGGGGCTGGTCTCCACCGTGCTGGTGCAGTCGAGCACCATCACCAGCAGCCTGATGGTGCCCCTGGCCGGTGCCGGTGTGGTTCGCCTGCGGCGCGTGCTACCGTTCATGATGGGGGCGAACCTGGGCACTACGGTGACCAGCCTGCTGGCTGCGACCGCCAACCCGGTGGCTGCCGCCATGACTGTGGCGCTCTTCCATGTCACGTTCAACCTGACCGGCACCGCCATCTGGTGGCCGCTGCGCTATGTGCCGCTCAAGGTGGCGACCTGGTACGGAAAGCTGGCGGCGCGCCAGACCCGCTATGCCTTCATCTTCCTGATCGGCGTGTTCCTGGTGATACCACTGTTGGGAATCGGTGCCGTCGAACTTTTCACCAGCCTGCGCTGA
- a CDS encoding SUF system Fe-S cluster assembly regulator has translation MLKLSRLTDYAAVILAQIARHPEQPHAAAELAETVQLPHPTVSKTLKMLVKAGLLESRRGAQGGYSLARPASRITAIDIITAIEGPVAMTECSHAEGDCDLLATCGVSDNWKRVSLAVRTLLDSVTLAHLADTAPIKLPVQLPIQSVSLAADTA, from the coding sequence ATGCTGAAGCTTTCCCGGCTGACCGACTACGCCGCCGTGATCCTGGCGCAGATCGCCCGGCATCCCGAGCAGCCTCATGCGGCGGCAGAGCTGGCCGAGACCGTGCAGTTGCCGCACCCCACGGTGAGCAAGACCTTGAAGATGCTGGTCAAGGCGGGGCTGTTGGAGTCGCGTCGTGGCGCCCAGGGTGGCTACTCGCTGGCGCGGCCGGCGTCGCGGATCACCGCCATCGACATCATTACCGCCATCGAAGGGCCGGTAGCGATGACCGAGTGCAGTCATGCCGAAGGTGACTGCGACCTGCTCGCGACCTGCGGCGTTTCCGACAACTGGAAGCGCGTTTCACTGGCGGTACGCACCCTACTCGACAGCGTGACCCTGGCCCACCTGGCCGATACCGCGCCGATCAAGCTACCGGTTCAGTTACCCATACAGAGCGTGAGCCTGGCCGCCGACACGGCCTGA
- a CDS encoding ribose-phosphate diphosphokinase yields MHAALLYFDEEAHPARRLAAALAIEAQRVGRHRFPDDELCLRLPVEELPTCLVIYRSLNHPNDKLVELMLLARHARERGVEHLVLVAPYLAYMRQDMAFNPGELVSQRLVGGFLAESFDAVVTVDPHLHRIERLDQAVPLRHAIALSGAPQLAVTIAERRHEALLLGPDAESAQWVESAARVAGLDSGVCTKVRHGDRDVDIALPDLAIAGRRIVLLDDIASSGRTLAQAAQRALEAGAASVDVAVTHALFAGDALSVIREAGVGEVWSTDTIAHESNVVFMAPVLAEALSVIMAER; encoded by the coding sequence ATGCACGCAGCCCTGCTCTATTTCGACGAGGAGGCCCATCCTGCCAGGCGCCTGGCCGCGGCCCTCGCCATCGAGGCCCAACGGGTAGGTCGTCATCGCTTCCCCGACGATGAACTATGCCTTCGGCTGCCCGTTGAGGAATTGCCGACATGCTTGGTGATCTACCGCAGCCTGAACCATCCCAACGACAAGCTGGTGGAACTGATGTTGCTGGCTCGTCACGCACGCGAGCGTGGCGTCGAGCATCTGGTATTGGTGGCTCCCTACCTGGCCTACATGCGTCAGGACATGGCCTTCAACCCGGGAGAGCTGGTCAGCCAACGCCTGGTAGGCGGTTTCCTGGCCGAATCGTTCGACGCCGTGGTCACCGTCGACCCCCACCTGCACCGGATCGAGCGTCTCGACCAGGCAGTGCCCCTGCGCCATGCCATCGCTCTCTCGGGCGCTCCCCAACTGGCGGTGACGATTGCCGAGCGGCGTCACGAGGCGCTGTTGCTAGGGCCCGATGCGGAGTCGGCGCAGTGGGTGGAGAGCGCTGCCCGGGTGGCGGGGCTCGACAGCGGCGTGTGCACCAAGGTGCGTCACGGCGACCGTGACGTCGACATCGCGCTGCCGGATCTGGCCATTGCCGGACGTCGTATCGTGCTGCTCGACGATATTGCCAGCTCCGGCCGTACCCTGGCCCAGGCTGCACAACGAGCACTGGAGGCCGGGGCCGCCAGCGTGGACGTGGCAGTGACCCATGCGCTGTTTGCCGGCGATGCGTTGAGCGTCATTCGCGAGGCCGGTGTGGGAGAGGTGTGGAGTACCGATACCATCGCCCACGAAAGTAATGTCGTGTTCATGGCACCCGTGCTGGCCGAGGCCCTGAGCGTGATCATGGCGGAGCGCTGA